One part of the Elusimicrobiota bacterium genome encodes these proteins:
- a CDS encoding tyrosine-type recombinase/integrase — protein METHKTEIAELKDKYLESLRNNNYSPETIRHCDYALRDFEKFLEKQGINQVADVTQEVITDYNQEVRNYRQPKNNKPYSEQSIAAKLQPVKYFFEWLTKNLTILYNPAKDMEIPTIKKGLPRTILSQEEIEKFLSIPRTDTVIGYRDRTIFELFYSTGMRNTELRKLKINNLDLEKKICIIKDGKGGKERMLPLTKVATEYLKEYIRIIRPRLLKNGNSNDTVFLTLSGTPFWMQGMCDLFRKYARVSGISKPISAHTIRHSIATHLLENGMDIRYIQEFLGHGSLQTTQLYSKVTLKGLRKFYNKHHPKEKRQRLII, from the coding sequence ATGGAAACGCATAAAACAGAAATAGCCGAGTTAAAAGATAAATATTTAGAAAGTTTAAGGAATAACAATTATTCCCCAGAAACAATCAGACATTGCGATTATGCTTTAAGGGATTTTGAGAAGTTTTTAGAGAAGCAAGGCATAAACCAGGTGGCTGATGTGACACAGGAGGTGATCACTGACTATAATCAGGAAGTCAGAAATTACCGGCAACCAAAAAACAATAAGCCGTATAGTGAACAAAGTATCGCTGCGAAATTACAACCCGTCAAATATTTCTTTGAATGGTTGACGAAGAATTTAACAATACTTTACAACCCAGCAAAAGATATGGAAATACCGACAATTAAGAAGGGATTACCGAGAACAATTCTCTCACAGGAAGAAATAGAAAAGTTTTTGAGTATCCCGCGGACAGACACAGTAATTGGTTACCGTGATAGGACGATATTTGAGTTATTTTACTCAACGGGAATGAGGAACACAGAATTAAGGAAATTGAAAATAAATAACTTGGATTTAGAGAAAAAAATTTGTATAATTAAGGACGGGAAGGGAGGAAAAGAGAGAATGCTCCCTCTTACCAAAGTAGCCACCGAGTATCTGAAAGAATATATTAGAATAATCCGACCACGACTACTAAAAAATGGAAACAGCAACGACACTGTTTTTCTCACTTTATCCGGGACACCATTTTGGATGCAGGGGATGTGTGATTTATTCAGGAAATATGCAAGAGTTAGTGGAATATCAAAACCAATATCCGCCCACACAATAAGACACTCAATAGCGACACATCTATTAGAGAATGGAATGGACATAAGGTATATACAGGAATTTCTTGGACACGGTTCATTACAGACGACGCAGTTGTATAGCAAGGTGACATTAAAAGGGTTAAGGAAATTTTACAATAAGCATCATCCGAAGGAAAAAAGACAGAGGTTAATTATATGA
- a CDS encoding DNA primase, which produces KLLIAGEEEGLFGSNYPIRELISSKKLKLVSPVKDTITGKMTTTDYEVEGPIALLFSTTQPAISYENATRCFTLSLDESKEQTNKIHQAQQKQKTLEGVKNGFETREIKMLHKNSQRLLKKLVVINFFAEQLSFPNEWLESRREYEKYLSLIETIAFLRQYQREKKVFNHNGKEIEYIEVEKEDIREANKLMTEILGTSVNELSLPSRELLKMIKQMVDEKCKEQEISQKDFRFNRRDVREYTGWSDSQIKAHIKQLEDLQYLLVSKGDRGRMYRYELQYEGNGGKKYLFGLTDPDKLAQKSDRSGMVWQEKDDEKNENTDDGTSIKSESRVKTEKCIKEGVYHSV; this is translated from the coding sequence ATAAACTTTTAATTGCAGGTGAAGAAGAGGGGTTATTCGGGAGTAATTATCCTATACGAGAACTTATCTCGTCTAAAAAACTTAAACTTGTTTCACCGGTGAAAGACACAATAACAGGTAAAATGACAACCACTGACTACGAAGTTGAGGGACCAATAGCGTTATTATTTTCTACCACACAACCAGCGATAAGTTATGAAAATGCAACAAGATGTTTTACATTATCTTTAGATGAGAGCAAGGAACAGACAAACAAAATACATCAGGCACAGCAGAAACAAAAAACACTGGAAGGTGTAAAAAATGGATTTGAGACAAGAGAGATAAAAATGTTGCATAAGAATAGCCAGAGGTTGTTAAAAAAATTAGTAGTGATAAATTTTTTTGCCGAGCAATTAAGTTTTCCCAATGAATGGCTTGAATCCCGACGGGAATATGAGAAATATTTATCGTTGATAGAGACAATCGCTTTTTTGAGACAATATCAGAGAGAGAAGAAAGTTTTTAACCACAACGGAAAAGAGATTGAATACATTGAGGTAGAGAAAGAAGACATAAGAGAGGCAAATAAACTGATGACAGAGATTTTAGGGACAAGTGTAAATGAACTTTCCCTACCATCAAGGGAACTTTTGAAAATGATAAAACAAATGGTAGATGAAAAATGCAAAGAGCAAGAAATTAGTCAAAAGGATTTTAGATTTAACCGCCGAGATGTCAGAGAATATACTGGTTGGAGTGATAGTCAGATAAAAGCACACATCAAGCAATTAGAGGACTTACAATATTTACTTGTGAGCAAAGGAGACCGAGGGCGAATGTATCGGTATGAGTTGCAGTATGAGGGAAACGGTGGCAAAAAATACCTTTTTGGACTGACAGACCCTGATAAACTTGCTCAAAAGTCTGATAGGTCTGGTATGGTCTGGCAAGAGAAAGATGATGAAAAAAACGAAAATACCGACGATGGAACAAGTATAAAGTCTGAAAGTAGGGTAAAAACTGAAAAATGTATAAAAGAAGGGGTATATCACAGTGTCTGA
- a CDS encoding tyrosine-type recombinase/integrase, whose product MSDDFNLDQLKEYYLQHLQLKGFSAFTVRQTEQMVRIFLNFLKANGITEIKKVNLEILEGYKEYLTRYKTKKENNLTASTILTRLMSVRNFFRYLLKKGIIYRDIAENWRMPKDKRPLPRGILTIQEINRIMKQPQIRTTLGYRDRTILEVLYSTGIRAGELIKLKVSDVDLDKKVLRVNKGKGGKSRYVLLNTPTCRFLNRYLRKIRPELAKCPRESGNNWEQRSKTGEGILFLTVYGGALTNAGLMLILKTYIKKAGITKSVQPCHSFRHSVATHLLESGMDIRYVQAFLGHETIQTTQVYTRVEKEKLRELLRKYHPREKDRNIEIRKFGEKIKIPIGNQYIYGNA is encoded by the coding sequence GTGTCTGATGATTTTAATTTAGACCAATTAAAAGAATATTATTTACAGCACTTGCAATTAAAGGGATTTAGTGCTTTTACTGTTCGTCAGACAGAACAGATGGTCAGGATATTTTTGAATTTCTTAAAAGCAAATGGGATAACAGAAATAAAAAAAGTAAATCTTGAAATATTAGAGGGATACAAAGAATATTTAACAAGATACAAAACAAAGAAGGAAAATAATCTGACTGCTTCAACGATACTAACTCGTTTAATGTCAGTGAGGAATTTTTTCCGTTATCTCTTAAAGAAAGGAATAATTTACCGTGATATAGCAGAAAACTGGCGAATGCCGAAGGATAAAAGACCTCTACCGAGAGGAATCCTGACAATTCAGGAGATAAACAGAATAATGAAACAACCACAGATAAGAACAACACTGGGTTATCGTGATAGGACAATTCTTGAAGTCCTTTACTCAACCGGGATAAGAGCAGGTGAGTTAATAAAATTAAAAGTGAGTGATGTTGATTTAGATAAAAAAGTTTTGAGAGTAAATAAAGGAAAAGGTGGAAAAAGCAGGTATGTTTTACTTAACACACCGACTTGCAGGTTTCTTAATAGATATTTAAGGAAAATAAGACCAGAGTTGGCAAAATGTCCAAGAGAGTCAGGCAATAACTGGGAACAAAGGTCAAAGACCGGCGAAGGGATATTATTTTTGACGGTTTATGGAGGTGCCTTGACCAATGCTGGACTGATGCTGATATTAAAAACCTATATCAAGAAAGCCGGGATAACCAAATCAGTTCAGCCCTGTCACTCTTTCCGTCACAGTGTAGCCACTCATTTACTGGAAAGCGGGATGGATATTCGGTATGTTCAAGCATTTTTGGGGCATGAGACAATCCAAACGACACAGGTTTATACCAGAGTAGAAAAAGAGAAACTGCGGGAATTGTTAAGGAAATATCACCCGAGAGAGAAAGATAGAAATATAGAAATAAGGAAATTTGGTGAAAAGATAAAAATCCCCATAGGTAATCAATATATTTATGGAAACGCATAA